One stretch of Rhizophagus irregularis chromosome 6, complete sequence DNA includes these proteins:
- a CDS encoding DExD/H-box ATP-dependent RNA helicase dhh1, translating into MAGILPNHQQPHHLNHENDSWKKNLRLPPKDHRPQTEDVTATKGNEFEDYFLKRELLMGIFEAGFERPSPIQEESIPIALTGRDILARAKNGTGKTAAFVIPALEKINVKKPKIQALLLVPTRELALQTSQVCKTLGKHMGVQVMVTTGGTTLKDDILRLSEIVHIVVGTPGRILDLAGKGVADFSECPTFVMDEADKLLSPEFSPIVEQLITYFPKDRQIMLYSATFPLIVKSFKDKYLVKPYEINLMDELTLRGVTQYYAFVEERQKVHCLNTLFSKLQINQSIIFCNSTNRVELLAKKITELGYSCFYSHAKMLQSHRNRVFHDFRNGVCRNLVCSDLLTRGIDIQAVNVVINFDFPKNAETYLHRIGRSGRFGHLGLAINLITYDDRFNLYKIEQELGTEIQPIPPVIDKRLYVAPSALDDAQTQQIQNNQNNQNINSQNNQNIQNIQNNRSQSHQNHQSHQNSRSSGGMRNTNARGGGMGVKAAS; encoded by the exons ATGGCTGGAATTCTCCCAAATCATCAACAGCCACACCATCTCAA TCATGAAAACGATAGTTGGAAGAAAAATTTACGGCTGCCTCCTAAAGATCATCGACCACAAACAGAG GATGTCACAGCTACAAAGGGAAACGAATTCGAAGACTATTTTCTAAAACGCGAATTACTGATGGGTATATTTGAGGCCGGATTTGAGAGACCATCACCAATTCAAGAAGAATCCATACCAATCGCTCTTACTGGTCGTGACATTCTTGCAAGAGCAAAAAATGGTACTGGTAAAACGGCAGCTTTTGTTATTCCAGccttagaaaaaattaatgtgaAAAAACCGAAAATTCAAGCGTTGTTACTCGTCCCTACGAGAGAATTGGCCTTGCAAACATCGCAAGTATGCAAAACCCTTGGAAAGCATATGGGAGTACAGGTTATGGTAACGACAGGTGGTACAACGTTAAAAGACGATATTTTACGTTTATCTGAAATTGTACATATTGTTGTTGGAACACCTGGTCGTATTTTGGATTTAGCTGGAAAAGGCGTAGCCGACTTCAGCGAATGTCCAACATTCGTAATGGATGAAGCAGATAAGTTGTTGAGTCCAGAATTTTCTCCGATCGTCGAACAACTTATAACATATTTCCCCAAAGATCGCCAGATAATGTTATATAGCGCTACATTTCCCTTGATTGTGAAAAGTTTTAAG GATAAATATCTTGTAAAGCCGTATGAAATCAATTTAATGGATGAACTCACACTTCGTGGTGTCACACAATATTATGCTTTCGTTGAAGAACGGCAGAAAGTGCATTGTCTTAATACCTTATTTTCTaag CTACAAATTAATCAATctatcattttttgtaattcgaCTAACCGGGTTGAACTTCTTGCGAAGAAAATAACCGAACTTGGATATTCATGTTTCTACAGTCATGCAAAAATGTTACAGAGTCATCGTAATCGTGTTTTCCATGATTTCAGAAACGGTGTTTGTCGTAACTTAGTATGCTCAG ATTTACTTACTCGTGGTATTGATATCCAAGCGGTTAATGTCgtgattaattttgatttcccaaaaaatgccgaaacgtACCTTCATCGTATTGGTAGATCCGGACGGTTTGGACATCTTGGGCTTGCCATTAATCTTATCACTTATGATGATCGGTTTAATCTTTACAAGATTGAACAAGAGCTTGGTACTGAGATTCAACCTATTCCGCCCGTTATTGACAAGCGATTGTATGTTGCTCCAAGTGCACTGGATGATGCTCAAACTCAACAAATTCAGAATAaccaaaataatcaaaatattaatagtcaaaataatcaaaatattcaaaatattcaaaataatcgcTCTCAAAGTCATCAAAACCATCAAAGTCATCAAAATTCACGAAGTTCAGGTGGTATGAGGAACACTAATGCAAGAGGTGGTGGTATGGGTGTTAAAGCTGCTTCTTGA